GATTGTTGAATTTATGCATCCTCTAATAAAATACTCGCAAATTTGCACTACCTGCTTacttattacaattaatatattcgttaaaatatataatatggaatcgtgaaaattttcaaataagaaTCTGTAGCCTATATAATATTCGGGAGTAGATTCCAGGTAATAAAATTATGCCAGCGTAAGTTCAAAACGTTttgaatgttaaatatattttaatcaaataaaaatataagcaaCTTATAtcttcttttaatatataaaaataattaaaatattttttgtaaaaagggaaaacgtataaaattaatgaaatacgatatttaaaaattcctaGACTAAAACGTTTTGTcaagattattataaatattcgtcAAAAAATttagactaggctgtatggattaaaGTTCTTTGCCTATTGGgaataaattttcaaacaacaacaacatattTGCCAAAATACAAAATGTCATTTATGCAGCTAACCATCAGATAACGTAAAGTGggtaatttcaaaatattactagaaaagtagaaaatagaatatttattgaataaacaaGAAATTGAGTAACGATTGAAATAAATCAAGAAGTAACACatcgtttttatttgtaatcgtGATATGAAGGATATTATTATCTAAAACTGTGATATAAAAGTACAATGCTTTTCAATAAAATTGGCAAGACTATATTAGTTATGTTATCAATAGCTTTTGCTTCAAACTTCGCCTACAAGTTTTATAACAAGAAGAAAAGGAAAGAGGCGCCTGAAATAAATGAGGttattatatttacctataGCGAAACAAATTTAAGACAAAGCAAGTACTCACGTTGCAAGATATCGCATAGTATGGAACGTTTACTACACTATTTAAACTCTCCTCGGACTAGTATAGACatctgtatgtatgttataacaAATCAAGACTTGGCAAATGTTGTTGTAAAATTGCATATTCGTGGTATAAGAGTTCGTGTAATAATGGACGCTGACATGGCATTTTCAAATGGAtcagttattaaaaaatttactaaatataaaattccaGTCCATTGGAAGAAATCTACAAATTTGATGCACCATAAATTCTGTTTGATTGACGCTATGGATGATGTTGACGAAAAATCAATCCCCCTAGTCATTGCTGGGTCTTTGAATTGGACAAATCAAGCCTTAAACGGAAACTGGGAAGACATAATTGTTACTTCACAGAAAGATCTGATTAGacaatataaaactgaatttGAAAGATTGTGGTTGCAGTTTAAATGTGTAGTTAATTTGACATAATTTGTAagaaattttatcatttttattagtttctaaacaaaaatatttaatatttaaataataagaaagACTATATAAGTAATAGTAGTACCGTGACACCGCGTTGGCCcattgttatcatctacgcctgatagcgatcgttactcactgtagggaatatatccgccaacccgcattagagcatggattaagctctgatacttccccaacatggggaaagaggcctatggccagtagtgggatattacaggctgatgcgTAAGAAAGAGTAATTTTTAGTTtggttatgtatatgtatatatatatatatatatatatatatatatatttttttttttattattttttctttaaaatttctttagaacCAGAATAAAACTGTTTCACAGAACAcagaatattaattataaaaatgaaaaaaatatttatcaagtaATTTTGTTAGtttctaaacaaaaatatttaatattaaaataaaaagaaagagtaatttttattttggttatgtataatatttgtcaagtatttttgtattgtttacaTATTCTGATTATTACAACAACATCATTGTGATTTATATAAGCTGtaagtgttattaaaaaaattgtaagtaaaatttaagttttattaatattataattagctGTACCCCTTGCGTGTTGCtatgcttttttttcttttttttgcttGTACCATCTCAGAAACCTTGtgatattttaacaatttgtaggtgtagttaataaaaataatcattaacatttaaatcataatcataataataccttagatatatgcataaaattatttaggttCCTCATTATGTATACATAGAGTACTCTTATACATATGTCTAAGAGTActctcaattaaaaaaaaattgagcacAGAAAACATGGCAACAATGTTAATAGCTGCTACATCGCATCATATttacattcagcctgtaaccaGCTATGGATGTATGATTTCTTCGAACCCGTGCAAAACTTGTTATTGACGCCCCCTCCCTTCAGCGTTTGAGAAAAACTGTTAAAACTAACAAATGAGTAGcattttttgtaactatttgtgaaaataataatctatacaaataaataaaattgtagtgtaaaatttgcaatattaaaataaccgcttttactaaatacatatggatgtatacacgatacatacaacaaaataacatttttttacaattttgtctgtctgtttgtgtcGGCTAAGCTCTGAAACGACGACCTATTtcgatgggactttcactagtagatatctgaattttatttattttataacgcgctattctgttctattcgaTTTTATTCGAATCTTATCGACTCCACTCTACTCGACTCGATTCTATTCGATTCTACTCGATTCTGTTCGATTTTCAATTCGATCGaatcaattgttttaaaaaaacatttccaTTCGAGTTAAAATTTCACTTTCCACCTCTTGTAAAcattgaacccagatacacaaactcattcatctgttcaattttttcatctccaatcacgatattgcagtctgtcactacctcatctctttcaaacaccatcactttcgtcttcttcaCATTCATTTTCTTCACATTcatcttctttacattcatcttcattccctttcttacaaaagctccatTCATAGCAATTACCTTCTCCTGCGACTCCTCggccgaagacgcaagtaatacttggtcatcagcatagagaagacatttgacgagtaacttattcattctcaacccaagCAATTAATTACGGTCTTGTACACAAGTCTTGACAAAATTTCAACCGTTTCACCGTTACTACGATGgtgtcataacttttcgttcgTTTCGTTCGTGTTTGTGTAAGTCACTGCTATCGATGGGTAAGGTCATGTGGTGCAGTGCACATTGCACACAGAACGCTGTGAACGCCGGTTGAGCTacatttcattgtaattggttatattaaTAAGCGCAACTATTAAGCCGACGTACTGTAGTTGCAcgacctgtgtataagaccATGGTAGCATGATTCCAATCAAATTGACGTTCTCTGTCATTTGTCGAACTAAATCTGACTTTTTTACAAAAGAgagcgcgggaactttgaagtgaaaaggcggtcttttttttttttcaaaaatattttattaattttataattcattcactggagttttttataaataaatacttataaattaatcaagagatggggagaagtaagaaaaggaaaaagaaggaggaaggtaacgctgaggacgactcgttgagctccgactccgagtccataaaatctgttgagctaacagacgccgaaaggtatgccccgtttcgggtagccgattacgtgcggcactaccctgagaacgggggtaattttgactatattgtattcctggagagtacagaggctgacaagccaatcggaacaagagacatgatgacactcgctaatagcataaaaaaatataataaaggcgtgaaacaactaaaacgcattaataaaagtaaagttggagttatctttgatagacctgcttttgctaacgcggtcttaggcaacaaaaaatatcttgatgggtacaaacttaaagcttcccttccggctgccgctacagaggtcactggggtaatttctcatgtgcctatagaattatccaataaagaaatatattcagctctaactagcacgaaaaatattatatctatacgtagatttatgcgacgtgtaagagaaaatggagaaataaaattaatccccacaaaaacaatttctataaccttttcctgtcccaatttaccagatagtgtggacctcaacagctggcggttcgaagtacggcagtacatcccgccagtaaagcagtgtctaaagtgtttaagatatggtcatattgcgaaattctgtaaaaattcacaaagatgcagcatttgtggcgaaggtcacaattttaaagattgtcagactccttatactgcagccagttgctgtcactgctctggcaatcacattgccatatcccctgcatgccctgttaaaaaagaaaaaatccagcttaacagagataaatttcagaaaaaaagctttgttgatgttttaaacagctctcactttccatcattaaacaaaactgatcagttcttatctcttttaaattccgaaataatactcaaatctattacagaagctttagtaaaacttataacactaaacaaaaataatgaaatacctatctcttcccaaaatattaaaaatgtcctgcaagatacattaaaaaaggttactaataaataatttgtactttatggatactttaaatattgtgcaatggaatgctcagagtattctacacaatcaacatatttttaattat
This is a stretch of genomic DNA from Melitaea cinxia chromosome 2, ilMelCinx1.1, whole genome shotgun sequence. It encodes these proteins:
- the LOC123666095 gene encoding mitochondrial cardiolipin hydrolase-like yields the protein MLFNKIGKTILVMLSIAFASNFAYKFYNKKKRKEAPEINEVIIFTYSETNLRQSKYSRCKISHSMERLLHYLNSPRTSIDICMYVITNQDLANVVVKLHIRGIRVRVIMDADMAFSNGSVIKKFTKYKIPVHWKKSTNLMHHKFCLIDAMDDVDEKSIPLVIAGSLNWTNQALNGNWEDIIVTSQKDLIRQYKTEFERLWLQFKCVVNLT